CATTACTGCCGGTATCACGGACGCTATTATCCGTATTGATAATAGTTGAAGATTTACCAAGGAAGTAATTCTTTCGCTTCTTGTTCAGGAAGGGCGGAAAGCAATGAAAATTGCCTTCCGCTCGTTTTTTTTGGGAAAATACTCAAGGGTTCATACTGGATGGGGAAAGAGTTCATTCTTCCAAAGTTAAAGCTTTGAGGAGTGGAAAAATCATGATGGAAAAAAAAATTGACCAAAGTGATGTGGTGGTTATTGGTGGGGGACCGGCGGGCTCTACGGCCGCTAGCCTTTTAGCTGAAAAAGGATGGAATGTTGAGATATGGGAAAAGGACTCACATCCCAAATTTCATATCGGGGAATCTTTGTTACCCCATACCCTCCCTATTTTAGAGCGGTTGGGGGTGCTGGAGGATATTGAAAAAATTGGGCTTCGAAAGTATGGGGCCGAACTCCTCTCCCCGTACCACCAACATAACGTTACTCTCTACTTCAAGGAAGCTCTTGATAAAACGCATCCCTATGCTTTTCAGGTCCGTCGGGCGCAATTTGATGAAATTTTATTTAACAATTGCAAGAAAAAAGGTGCCGTTGTAAGAGAAGGGCTAGAGGTGAAGGATGTTCGGTTTTCAACGAACAATCAGGTCACTCTTGTGGCTATGGATAGACAAGGGGTTAAAGTCACCAAAACGACCAGATTTCTCGTGGATGCGTCTGGCCGCCAGACGTTTCTTGGCACTCAATTGGGCCTGAAGCAGCGGAGTGTCACCCATAATAGTGCCGCCCTGTTTTCCCATTTTACGGGTGTGGTCCGGCATAAAGGGAAGGATGAAGGAAATATCTCCATTTGCTGGTTTAATCAAGGGTGGTTTTGGATTATTCCTTTTCGGGATGGAATTACCAGCGTAGGTGTGGTGTGCTGGCCCTCCTACCTCAAACAACGAAAGGGCAGTGCGGAGGAGTTTTTCTGGGATGCCGTCCATAGATGTCCTCCCATGGCTGAGCGCATGAGCCAAGCGAAATCGGTTATGCCAATCATGGCGACAGGTAACTACTCCTATCAATGTTCATCAATGCTTGGTGCCAACTACATTCTGCTTGGGGATGCCTTCGCATTTGTCGATCCGGTGTTCTCCAGTGGGGTGCACCTGGCCTTAAACAGTGCTATTCGGGGAGTGGAGGTGGTGGAGGCGACCCTTCGGGAAATGCCAGAACTTGCGGAGAAACAACAGGAATTTGTAGCCAGTGTCAAAAGGGGAATTGCGACGTATTCCTGGTTTATCCACCGGTTTACCCAACCTGCATTCCGGGCCCTGTTTATGGCCCCGAAGAATTATTTTCGGATGAAAGAGGCGGTGTTGTCCGTGCTGGCTGGCGATGTGTTCGATAAAACCCCTGTCACCATTCCCATCCTGCTTTTCAAGGTCGTGTATTACGTCACGTCATTTCTCGATCTCCCAGGAAACTGGGCGCAAGTCCGGTTGAGAAAGGGAAATGCCCGAGATGGTCAACCGTGGACAGAATTAATGAGTCGTGGTACAAGCCAATAAGAGGGCCATTTTTTAAGCGCGCTGGTCATAGCTCATTCTCCAAATCACATGCCTTCTCCCACCATTCCGCCATTAATTCAGTTAAACAAAATCTCAACGTCATCCAAAGGCATTCTTTACGGAATTTCCGGGCTTGTGTCTTACGAAGGCGGTACTCCGGATGCTAGAGAGTTGGTTCAATCCAATCGGTCTATCTTGGGGATTCTACAATATGGCGTCGTTCCTTCGAGGAAAGAAATCGGTCTTCAACCGTGTCCCCATATCTTCATGCCTCAAATTGGGTCTGATTACATTGTGGAAATCTGGTCAAGCCCTGGGTCTGTGCACTATGACCAAAAAGGGATGATTCGGGCTGCGAGTGATGGCAACGTGCTATTTGGCAGTTATGAAGAAGCAGTCACCGAGGGGGAGCCATTGGAGTTGGTGAGCGAACGATCGTATAGGGAGATTCTGGCCTATTGTCATCAGGCGGGTTACGACCATCTTTTTCGTTTATGGAACTATTTCCCGAGGATCAATGAAGAGCAAGGTGGCTTGGAGCGGTATAAACGGTTTTGTGTTGGAAGGTATCAAGCATTCTCATCCCAATATCAGAATCTCCAGCAAGTGGTCCCTTCTGCGAGTGCGGTAGGAACTAATAGTGGCTCATTTCTGGTTATTTTCCTGGCAGGAAAAATCCCCGGAAGGCACATTGAAAATCCAAGTCAGATGAGTGCCTACCATTATCCAAGGGTATATGGTCCGAAAAGCCCTTCCTTCTCCCGAGCCACCATCGGCCAGATTTCACCAGAGGAATCCAGTCTTTTTGTTGCCGGAACCGCCAGCATTCTCGGACACCAAACTCAACATGTCAACGATCCCGAAAACCAAACCAAAGAAACCTTAGCCAATATCCAACGGGTTATTAACCAGGCCGTTTCTGTAGCAGGGGTTCGAAGGAAACGGAGAGATTTTTCAGGGTTGCTCAAAGTGTACGTTCGACACGAGGCACATGTTTCATTGGTACAAAAATCCATAGGAAAAAGTTGGGCAGCCGATATGCCGACAATTTTCCTTTTGGGAGAGTTGTGTCGAAAAGAACTCCTGGTAGAAATTGAGGGCGTGTGGGCGTTTCCCCCAAATCCTGCAGTTGGGTCAAACCTAGAATAATTTTCCACTTTATTCTATTATTCAGATCTTGCCATAAGGAAAGGACAGATATTTGTTTCCACGAAGCACTTTTTATGGGACTGTATAGGAAGGAGGGTACTAATGAAAGAGAGAATGTTGAAAATCCTTGGGGTTCTCCTGTTGGTGATGGTGGTGGTGGGTTGTCGGGGTGGTGCCCCTATATTTAATGTGAATGAGGCCGCGGTTAACCCTGTTTCAGGAAAAGAGCCCACAATGGAAGATGTCACTAAAGCCATCATTAGTGCTTCGACTGGATCTACACCAGCCTGGAATATGCAGGTCTTAAAGCCAGGGCATATTGTCGCCACCTTGCATGTGCGTAGTCATATGGCTGTGGTTGATATCCAGTATACAACCAAGTCCTACAGTATTACATACAAGGAAAGTTCCAATCTTAAGTATGATGCGGGGGATGGGACGATTCATTCTAATTACAATGCCTGGGTTCAACGGCTTGACAACAATATTCGAACCAAGCTGGCCCTATTGTAGCCTTTAGGTATCCTGCTGCTGGTTGGTGGTACATTTTAGGTCCATTCAGGAAGGCGTCTGACTCACGTCAGGCGCCTTTTCTGTTGGAGACTTTAAAGGACAATGGTGAAGATTCTAACGATAAGACTTGGCAGGAAATGACCGTTTGGTCAAGGCCGCAGCGAGTTTCTGTGGTGCTAGACCCTCCAATAATAGTTTTCTTCCCACCATTTTTGTAATTCGAACGATATCGACCACCGGACGGAAATAACTTGGCCGGGGAAGTGGACGAGGTTCTGATTCAATGGGAACAGGAATACTCTGATGTCCTAGATCAGCGCCGGCAATCAAGATTTCACTTTCAAACACGAAGCTGTGTGATTTCCCAACCTCAAGATTCACTTTCTGCAGAAGAGAAGCTGGGTAGACCCGAAATCCTGATTGACTATCTGCAATGGGATAGCCGGCTGCCCAAGAAATCCAAAAGTCGGCTATTCGGTTCGCTAGGGTTCTATGCCAGGTTTCAATACGCCATGGTCGTTTCCTGGCGCCAATGATGATCGCCTCTGGAGACTTGAGAGCTGCCGTCAAAAGGCGTGGAATGTCTGATGGGTTATGTTGGCCGTCTCCATCCAAGGTAAGAATGGCCGTGGCGCCTTGCCTCAACGCATGCTGGAATCCCACCCATAAACTTGCCGCTTTTCCCGAGTTCTGTGGTTGCCGCAGAAGCGTGACAGGCAATCCTTTCAGACTGTAGACCGTCAGGTCCGTTGACCCATCATCAACCACGATCACCTGGGCGATGACCAACAACGCATTCTCGACAACAGTTCGGATGGTGGTCTCCTCATTAAACGCGGGGATGACCAGTACCGGGTACTCAATAGGTCGGGGGTTGTCGTCCGTATGGCAAGGAGGAGAGTTGTGTGGTGGTAACACGGAATGATCCATTTTCCACGCAATCATACTGTAATGATTTTAAGCCATGCCCCCGTTGATGCCAATCACTTGTCCGGAAATGTACCCCGCCTTGTCTGAGGCTAAGAATCCGACCAGGGCGGCGACATCCTTCGGATCTCCAACCCGTTTCATGGGGACCAGACTTGATATGTGTTCCTGCGTGAAGACCCGGTGAGTGGCCGGTGAATCAATTAATCCCGGGGCGACCACGTTGACCGTCACTCCACGTGAGGCCACCTCGATGGCCAATGATTTGCTGGCCCCATGGAGGCCAGCCTTTGCCGCGGCATAATTGGTCTGGCCACGATGTCCGATCATACCTGAGAGAGAGGAAATTGTGACGATTCGTCCCCAGCGTGTCCTCAGCATGGGAAGGAGGAGCGGTTGGGTGACGTAGAAAAAACCGTTGAGTGTGACGTCTACCACTCGGTCCCATTGTTGATGGCTCATCCCGGCCATCGGGCCGTCCTCAAAAATCCCAGCGTTATGGACCAGTATTTGAATGGGGCCGGGTTTTAGGAGCGTGAGAACGGCTTGTTCCGTTTCTATGGCATCCATCAGATTAAAGGATATGGATTCGGCTGACCCTCCCTGTGACCGAATGTGTTCAACGACAAGACCGGAGGAGTCGGGGTGTGAGTGACCATGAACGATGGTATGAATGTCGGCGGAAGCCAATTCCTCGCAGATGGCAGAGCCGATCGGGCTATTACCCCCGGTAACCAAGGCCCGTTTTTTCATGAATGGTGCCCGCCTTTGATGAAAATAGACGCCCGTCCCTTGAGGATGAGACTATTCTCCACATTGACAGAAAATGCATAGAGAAAACTGACTTCCTGTGGAAAAAGAAGGGTCGCCACAATGGTGAGGTTATCCTCGTAGAGATCCAGGCGATCTGTGGTCACATTCAAGTCACGAATGCCTCCTAAAAACCCTATTGGGCCACGTTCTATTTCTGGGATAGAGGTGAGGCCGAAATGGATAGCCATGGCCTGAGCCGCATATTCCAACCCGCAAAGACTATCCAATTGCCCCGATCTTCTCAGAGGATTTTGGGGGTCTCGATGAGAATTCGCGGAACAGGTAATGGAACGAGTATCCCAATTTTCTACAACCGAAAGAAGACTCATGGAGGGCCCATGAGGAAGAAAACGGGAGAGTTCTCTCTTGGTTAGCGAGGGCACGGATGAACATCCACTCTTACACGAAGGGGATCGAGAAAATTCAACACCACTGTCGTTGACCCTCCTTTGGCGATGGCCTGCAGGAGCGGAAGAGATCGCCCTGCAGGATTTCCGACTCTGAGAGATTCCAACTCCTTGTTATCCATGGAAGAGGAAGTCTCAGTTGATGCTGAAGGAGGAACGATTTCTAATGCCGTGCTGTGAGAACCGATCGGTTGCCTACCTAGAACCATTCCCACCGCAAACGAACCGGTCAAAGGCCTGGCCTCATACAGGGGAAGGGGAGCTGCAATGTCATAGGATACCAATAATACGCGATCCTCCCATCCGATAGTAAGGCAAGTCATGGCTTCTAACAAGCCTCCGACAAATGAGGCATCATAACAGGAAAGGCTCGTGGCGGATTTTTGAGAACCCCAAGCGATGCTCCAATATCCGGCTGCCGCATTATGAACGGATTGATGGAAGAGCGTGGGAGATACCACGGGAGGAGAATTCGTGAGGGAGAGACAAATGTTATGTAAAATTCCGGTCTCCCCACCTGATGAGGCGAAGACCACTGGTAGAAGTTTGGGGTCGACCTGGGAGGCTTGTACTGCCTGGAAGGCCGCTTCTAATGACCATTTGACAACCTCGCTGCTACGTCGACGTTCATTTGGGGGGAGAAATGCGGGAGAAGGATGAGGGAGCTGAGTAGGGTCAAAGGGATGTTCCCCTCGGAGTATGGGAATAGAAGATGGCCAATCGATTAGCCCTGGTCCAAGAACTCCGATGCCATGAATGAAGGCTTTCATCATAGGTGTCCTAGGACCAGTGAGCAATTGTTCCCGCCGAACCCAAAAAAGTTGCTCAAAATCCGTTTAATGGGGGTTTGAGTATTTTCAAGGAGGATAGGACACTGAAAGGCTTGATCAAGTTGAGTCGTGTTCAGGGTCCCAGGTAGAAACTGATTTTCGAGGAATAATGACCCAAGAAACACTTCAACCGCCCCGGCTGCACCGAGAGTATGGCCGGTCCATCCCTTGGTAGAACTACACGGAATGTTTCCCCCGAACAGAGTAGAAATAGCCTGATCCTCGGTACGATCATTTGCAGGAGTGGCTGTGCCGTGAAGATGAATATAGTCGATCTGCCTTGTTGATACTCGGCTGTGTGCAAGAGCCATTTGCATGGCCTGAATCGCACCTTGTCCCGAAGGGTGGGGATGAGACATGTGATAGGCATCACAGCTTTCTCCAAAACCAAGGAGACCTGTTTCACCGGAAACTGTGGTATAGGATGGCTCTTCCAGCAAGGCAAAAGCCGCTGCTTCGCCGATCGTGAGGCCATCGCGTTCTTGATCGCAGGGCCGACACGGTTGGGGAGAGGTCAGTTGCAAGGCAGAAAACCCGTACAAGGTCGTGAGACAGAGACTGTCCACCCCTCCTACGACGGCGGCATCGCACAACCCGGCCGCCATGGCACGAGCGGCGCTGGCGAAGACTTTGGCACTTGAGGAGCACGCGGTGGAAATAACCAGGGCGAGTCCTGTGAGTTGAAGGTAGGTCCTGACGAAATCCGCAACGGAAAAGGTATTCTGCGTATATCGGTAACGCGGCAGGAATGCCTGCGGGAGTCGTCCCGTGACCGGATCGCGTTGTTGGTACGCATGCTCGGTTTCAAGAATGCCCGACGTGCTTGTACCAATAAACACCCCGATTCTATGAGGGCCATAACGACTTCGGACTTCTCCAACTGCCTTTTCAAACCCATCCTGTTGCAAGCCTAATAGCGCGAGCCTGTTGTTGCGGCAATCAAATTGAGAGAACGCGGAAGGGAGGGTTACGTGTTCTAATCCTTGGACTTCCCCCATATAGGTTTCCAACGAAGCCCCTTCAAACACGCAGGGAGTTAACCCGGACCGTCTCTCTTGAAGAGCCGTCAGATGCGCCAGGCGTCCGTGCCCTACGGCCGTGACAGCTGTACTGTGGGATATGGTTAGGGGGACCATGGATGATCTTAAACGAAGGCGTCGGCCGTGACAAAATGGGAAAGAGAACGCGGGGAGGATGTACGCCCCATCAGTTCAAGGGATCGGTGGTACGTCCTGTTGAAAATCTGATTCAGTCGAGTCAGGGTTTGCTTGGGTGCTTGGGGCGTTCCCACCTCTTTGACCCAATCCACTCCTTCCAAGGCATCGGTGAAATGCCCGCTATTGTGTCGATAATAATCCTTCCCACTCCGCAAGGTTTCTTCCACAGACCTGAACAAACATGAAAAGTTCCGTAGGGCGTTCAAGACCTGGGTTTTCCCCTGAATTTGCTCTTGAAGGAAATCTTCGTTTAAATGGTGGTCTTGCAGATACTGGGAAAACCACAGGTGATAATAGAGGGGAAAGTCCAGTTGCCATTTGAGTTTGAGAAGCTCATAACTGCCCAGTAAGGAATATTGATCTTGATATAAGCCCATATTGGCTTCATACCGAAAATGCATGTACTGGTTCAGAGTCTGAGCTAGGCCTTTGAGTGATTGAGGAGAACGCCCTTGTGCGTCATGTTGAATGAGGAGGGTTAAAAAATCGTTCTCTAGTGCGATAAAATCGGACCCGGGACTATAAAACGGATCCGTAAACGAGGCGGCTTCTCCGGTGAGGCCCCACCCATCCTCACTGAAATACTGGCGGGTGTTGTACCCGAGTTGCTGATAACTTCCGACGTCCAGCCACTGGGCCGATGCCAATAAGGCCCAAAGGGCTTGGTGTTGTTGAAGGAAGGCCAGAAACCCTGACATAGTCTGGATTCGATCTCGCCAGATCATGGATCGTTCTCCCACGACGCCGATGCTGGTCACTCCCCGGCCTAGTGGAATAATCCACATCCAATACCCGGGATAACAAAAATGATTGGTGGAAAGATGGCGGGGCGAATGATGGATGCGATCCCTGAACGTTTCGGGTCCCCAGGCATCCAAATCAGCCATGCCGGTACACCTTCCCCACACGGCCGATAAAGGATGCGTGGGGCCCGCGACTCGTAAGCGGTGGTGGTGAGCAAGTAGAGAGCGTCGGCCACTGGCATCAATGATCCAACGGCACTGTATTTCCTCCACTTGGGAATTTTTTTCCACAAGAAATCGGTGCCGCATGCGGTTCCCGGGCTCGATTCCACATTCTATTCGGGTGACCTTGTAGCCTCGGTGAATCGATACCCCATTGTTTTGGTTCATCTCGAAAAGATCGGCTTCAAAACGGGAACGGTCAAGTTGAAAGCTAGGATAATGGGGAAATGCGACTCCTCCCAGTTCACTCATCTCGGTGAAAGGCGTATCGAGTGTGGGTTGGTCAAAAAAGAACCGTAACCCGTTCTTGGGAAGTTGCTGCTGAGTGAGATAATCGGAAAGGCCCAGCCGTCGAACCATATAATTGCTAGCAACCTCTACGGTTGATTCTCCGACTTTGAAAGAAGTATCGAGCTTTTTCTCGAATATTGCGATGGTGAGGTGGGGAAGGGTTTGTTGGAGTTGTCGCGCCAGAAAGTTTCCAGCTAACCCCCCGCCGATGATGGCAACATCAAACAAGGTCGGGTGCATACGGTGTTCTACCGAAGGAAAAAGCAACGGTCATGCCCAGACACATTACCGCTCCCCAAAAGGTGGTCAGGCCAATACTATGGAGGACTGGGGTTTGCGAAAAAGAGAGGAGGCCAAATACGATCAGGGTCGTCACGCTACAGACGAGTACCGACATGGTCGTTCGTGCCCTGTCCGTTAGTTGGTCGTGGGGTTGGAGAAGAAACAGGGCGTAATCGATTCCTAATCCTGACACTAGCAATAGGGAAGCCAAATGAAATACGGACAGACGCTCATCAAGGGCATGCAAAATCCCTAAAGTGATAATAAGCGCTCCAGCTACGGGAAATATAACTTTTAACATACCGGAGAATGAGCGGAGGCTGAACCCTAATAGGAGTATGA
This DNA window, taken from Nitrospiraceae bacterium, encodes the following:
- a CDS encoding tryptophan 7-halogenase, which encodes MMEKKIDQSDVVVIGGGPAGSTAASLLAEKGWNVEIWEKDSHPKFHIGESLLPHTLPILERLGVLEDIEKIGLRKYGAELLSPYHQHNVTLYFKEALDKTHPYAFQVRRAQFDEILFNNCKKKGAVVREGLEVKDVRFSTNNQVTLVAMDRQGVKVTKTTRFLVDASGRQTFLGTQLGLKQRSVTHNSAALFSHFTGVVRHKGKDEGNISICWFNQGWFWIIPFRDGITSVGVVCWPSYLKQRKGSAEEFFWDAVHRCPPMAERMSQAKSVMPIMATGNYSYQCSSMLGANYILLGDAFAFVDPVFSSGVHLALNSAIRGVEVVEATLREMPELAEKQQEFVASVKRGIATYSWFIHRFTQPAFRALFMAPKNYFRMKEAVLSVLAGDVFDKTPVTIPILLFKVVYYVTSFLDLPGNWAQVRLRKGNARDGQPWTELMSRGTSQ
- a CDS encoding glycosyltransferase family 2 protein, translating into MDHSVLPPHNSPPCHTDDNPRPIEYPVLVIPAFNEETTIRTVVENALLVIAQVIVVDDGSTDLTVYSLKGLPVTLLRQPQNSGKAASLWVGFQHALRQGATAILTLDGDGQHNPSDIPRLLTAALKSPEAIIIGARKRPWRIETWHRTLANRIADFWISWAAGYPIADSQSGFRVYPASLLQKVNLEVGKSHSFVFESEILIAGADLGHQSIPVPIESEPRPLPRPSYFRPVVDIVRITKMVGRKLLLEGLAPQKLAAALTKRSFPAKSYR
- the fabG gene encoding 3-oxoacyl-ACP reductase FabG gives rise to the protein MKKRALVTGGNSPIGSAICEELASADIHTIVHGHSHPDSSGLVVEHIRSQGGSAESISFNLMDAIETEQAVLTLLKPGPIQILVHNAGIFEDGPMAGMSHQQWDRVVDVTLNGFFYVTQPLLLPMLRTRWGRIVTISSLSGMIGHRGQTNYAAAKAGLHGASKSLAIEVASRGVTVNVVAPGLIDSPATHRVFTQEHISSLVPMKRVGDPKDVAALVGFLASDKAGYISGQVIGINGGMA
- a CDS encoding 3-hydroxylacyl-ACP dehydratase, whose translation is MSLLSVVENWDTRSITCSANSHRDPQNPLRRSGQLDSLCGLEYAAQAMAIHFGLTSIPEIERGPIGFLGGIRDLNVTTDRLDLYEDNLTIVATLLFPQEVSFLYAFSVNVENSLILKGRASIFIKGGHHS
- a CDS encoding beta-ketoacyl synthase chain length factor, yielding MMKAFIHGIGVLGPGLIDWPSSIPILRGEHPFDPTQLPHPSPAFLPPNERRRSSEVVKWSLEAAFQAVQASQVDPKLLPVVFASSGGETGILHNICLSLTNSPPVVSPTLFHQSVHNAAAGYWSIAWGSQKSATSLSCYDASFVGGLLEAMTCLTIGWEDRVLLVSYDIAAPLPLYEARPLTGSFAVGMVLGRQPIGSHSTALEIVPPSASTETSSSMDNKELESLRVGNPAGRSLPLLQAIAKGGSTTVVLNFLDPLRVRVDVHPCPR
- a CDS encoding beta-ketoacyl-[acyl-carrier-protein] synthase family protein, producing the protein MVPLTISHSTAVTAVGHGRLAHLTALQERRSGLTPCVFEGASLETYMGEVQGLEHVTLPSAFSQFDCRNNRLALLGLQQDGFEKAVGEVRSRYGPHRIGVFIGTSTSGILETEHAYQQRDPVTGRLPQAFLPRYRYTQNTFSVADFVRTYLQLTGLALVISTACSSSAKVFASAARAMAAGLCDAAVVGGVDSLCLTTLYGFSALQLTSPQPCRPCDQERDGLTIGEAAAFALLEEPSYTTVSGETGLLGFGESCDAYHMSHPHPSGQGAIQAMQMALAHSRVSTRQIDYIHLHGTATPANDRTEDQAISTLFGGNIPCSSTKGWTGHTLGAAGAVEVFLGSLFLENQFLPGTLNTTQLDQAFQCPILLENTQTPIKRILSNFFGFGGNNCSLVLGHL
- a CDS encoding tryptophan 7-halogenase, which produces MHPTLFDVAIIGGGLAGNFLARQLQQTLPHLTIAIFEKKLDTSFKVGESTVEVASNYMVRRLGLSDYLTQQQLPKNGLRFFFDQPTLDTPFTEMSELGGVAFPHYPSFQLDRSRFEADLFEMNQNNGVSIHRGYKVTRIECGIEPGNRMRHRFLVEKNSQVEEIQCRWIIDASGRRSLLAHHHRLRVAGPTHPLSAVWGRCTGMADLDAWGPETFRDRIHHSPRHLSTNHFCYPGYWMWIIPLGRGVTSIGVVGERSMIWRDRIQTMSGFLAFLQQHQALWALLASAQWLDVGSYQQLGYNTRQYFSEDGWGLTGEAASFTDPFYSPGSDFIALENDFLTLLIQHDAQGRSPQSLKGLAQTLNQYMHFRYEANMGLYQDQYSLLGSYELLKLKWQLDFPLYYHLWFSQYLQDHHLNEDFLQEQIQGKTQVLNALRNFSCLFRSVEETLRSGKDYYRHNSGHFTDALEGVDWVKEVGTPQAPKQTLTRLNQIFNRTYHRSLELMGRTSSPRSLSHFVTADAFV